The Pseudomonas berkeleyensis genome includes a region encoding these proteins:
- a CDS encoding helix-turn-helix transcriptional regulator, with protein MPEAKDTLLRLFNLLRLIPEFPRYHSTSTLHEKLCERGFSVDLRTVQRDLQKLSTPFNLLVKNEDEKEHGAKHWCHSPDAPIDLRDMEPSTALALYLAESHLQNLLPQSVLDLLAPQFNRARNSLNSHSENSLAHWAQRVRALPNSKALLPAEIDNTVWQHASNALLEGKQLRVHYLSRSKGATKPLLLHPAGLISRHSISYLIASVDGYDDLRQFALHRIQQAEALSEPARERPDFEISHYIRQDLNSAAPIEQVELIADVSPQIAWLLGETPLSPEQSLEPLEGSDWQRLRARVPDDQETLWWVFGLGENVRVLEPKSWVDTIQGRLAKLEQLYTPYAISEPTSVTTTASNIT; from the coding sequence ATGCCAGAAGCAAAAGACACGCTGCTCAGACTCTTCAATCTGCTGCGTCTGATACCTGAGTTTCCCCGCTACCACAGCACCTCCACACTGCATGAAAAACTCTGCGAGCGTGGCTTCTCGGTCGACTTGCGCACAGTTCAGCGCGACCTGCAAAAACTCTCCACGCCCTTCAACCTACTGGTCAAAAACGAAGACGAAAAAGAGCACGGCGCCAAACACTGGTGCCACTCGCCAGACGCGCCCATCGATCTGCGCGACATGGAGCCCTCTACAGCGCTGGCACTGTACCTGGCCGAAAGCCACCTGCAAAACCTGCTGCCGCAAAGCGTCCTCGACCTGCTCGCACCGCAATTCAACAGGGCACGCAACAGCCTGAATAGCCACAGCGAAAACAGCCTCGCGCACTGGGCACAACGCGTGCGTGCCCTACCCAACAGCAAAGCCCTGTTGCCGGCCGAAATCGACAACACCGTCTGGCAACACGCCTCCAACGCCCTACTTGAAGGCAAGCAGTTACGCGTTCACTACCTGAGCCGCAGCAAGGGCGCTACCAAACCGCTGTTACTGCACCCAGCCGGCCTGATCTCGCGCCACTCCATCAGCTACCTGATCGCCAGCGTCGACGGCTACGACGACCTGCGCCAATTCGCCCTGCACCGCATCCAGCAGGCCGAAGCCTTAAGCGAGCCAGCACGCGAACGCCCTGACTTCGAGATCAGCCACTACATCCGCCAGGACCTCAACAGCGCAGCCCCCATCGAGCAGGTTGAACTGATCGCCGACGTCTCCCCGCAGATCGCCTGGTTACTCGGAGAAACCCCACTGAGCCCGGAACAAAGCCTGGAACCACTGGAAGGCAGCGACTGGCAACGCCTGCGCGCCAGGGTGCCGGATGATCAGGAGACGCTTTGGTGGGTGTTTGGGTTGGGGGAGAACGTGCGGGTGCTGGAGCCGAAAAGCTGGGTTGACACCATCCAGGGACGATTGGCCAAGCTAGAGCAGCTTTACACACCATACGCAATCTCTGAGCCCACCAGTGTTACCACTACAGCCAGCAACATAACCTAG
- a CDS encoding P-loop NTPase family protein, with translation MLPFIIAGVALTSLAAAATAYYKRSGDKEDKPTKASLGDIAIWGQQDAGKTTFIACLRGAPPTSDKKEQTSSIRRYSKFKVTSRDGQPHEIQELLDMPAGDDRLNNWLTEIETRKHIFYIITLAKFDDTEYFRKVRTDIAHTVERLKISNKESKRIHIIGAHLDNSKWKDFEPSRVREKILQDDGMREIREHLGKVAGYFYAANLLDPSSATRLIEDIIDDCAAQLP, from the coding sequence ATGCTTCCGTTCATCATCGCCGGGGTCGCATTAACCAGCCTAGCCGCTGCGGCAACCGCCTACTACAAACGCAGCGGAGACAAAGAAGACAAGCCTACTAAAGCATCCCTCGGAGATATCGCAATATGGGGCCAACAAGACGCAGGCAAGACCACATTCATTGCCTGTTTACGTGGAGCCCCTCCGACCTCTGACAAAAAAGAACAAACATCTTCTATCAGGCGCTATAGCAAATTTAAAGTTACCAGTCGCGACGGACAGCCCCATGAAATCCAGGAGCTGCTAGACATGCCCGCAGGAGATGACCGCCTAAATAACTGGCTAACCGAAATAGAGACCAGGAAGCACATTTTCTACATAATAACGCTGGCCAAATTTGACGATACAGAATATTTCCGCAAGGTCAGAACCGATATCGCACACACGGTGGAAAGACTGAAAATATCCAATAAAGAAAGTAAGCGCATCCATATAATTGGAGCACACTTGGATAACTCGAAATGGAAAGACTTCGAGCCCTCGCGTGTAAGAGAAAAAATCCTTCAGGACGACGGTATGCGCGAAATCCGGGAGCACCTCGGGAAGGTGGCCGGCTATTTTTATGCTGCCAACCTGCTAGATCCGAGCAGCGCTACTCGTTTGATTGAGGACATTATCGATGACTGCGCAGCACAACTGCCGTAA
- a CDS encoding dynamin family protein has translation MLKAQKHLLNLLHNTRELTEKIKANSVSIPDEPQSTLELQEAIQNRELLIPVVGAFSAGKSTLLNTIIGRKILPTDIRPETAIPSELRYASTERLEALFNDGHSEEFPLDQLSMIQSRAAELQLVRVYIDSPSLKVLHPLVLVDMPGFNSPLDAHNKAIAHYIGKGCHYLFVVSVEEGSLHKQILRNMDEVSHLGRSFSVCLNKTDLKPLSDVQGISDYIIEQLEDEGLPSIVCTVSQSDNADIEHMLSDIEPDELFRSLFLPVLQQHNLALDNLLSTALGSLQNDQASNTRKINDLEQALHGLEKERDRQHQAARNGNLDEQVNNVLHHVRNQLAGAIDDMARAALRSQDDLSRIISDEVRSSLTSSLKLATDGISAQMVQDFCQRTNNTLDCQLHLSQNWTDSLLSTLQAQLLPNLLSMLDSKQSRLPTGALTTISIAAGRFIPIPILQVATALLPSILGGIFGRISEGQKLEQAKTTIRDQLLPDVERRLRPEIATFLSQAQEQALGMLADAFDKQIKAQKDVLEQLNQEASAANREALIALLKDSTAELRALAQTHL, from the coding sequence ATGCTCAAAGCACAAAAACACCTTCTAAACCTCTTGCATAACACCCGAGAGCTAACTGAAAAAATCAAAGCAAATAGCGTGAGCATTCCTGACGAGCCCCAAAGCACTCTAGAACTACAGGAAGCAATTCAAAATCGAGAACTATTGATACCCGTGGTTGGTGCATTTAGCGCAGGGAAGTCTACTCTGCTCAACACCATCATTGGTCGCAAAATCCTGCCTACAGATATTCGACCGGAAACTGCTATTCCCAGCGAGCTACGCTATGCCAGCACTGAACGATTAGAAGCTCTATTCAACGATGGCCATAGTGAAGAATTTCCTCTTGATCAGCTATCAATGATCCAATCTCGGGCAGCCGAGCTTCAATTGGTTCGCGTGTATATCGACAGCCCCTCATTGAAGGTGCTCCACCCTTTAGTGCTGGTCGATATGCCAGGTTTCAACTCGCCACTGGACGCACACAACAAAGCCATCGCTCACTACATCGGTAAAGGTTGCCATTACCTGTTCGTGGTCAGCGTGGAAGAAGGATCACTGCACAAACAAATCCTTCGCAACATGGATGAGGTCAGCCATCTCGGCCGTAGCTTCTCCGTTTGCCTCAACAAGACCGATCTGAAACCGCTTAGCGATGTGCAAGGCATCAGTGACTACATCATCGAACAACTGGAAGACGAAGGTTTGCCCAGCATTGTCTGCACCGTCAGCCAAAGCGATAACGCCGACATAGAACATATGCTCAGCGACATCGAACCTGACGAGCTGTTTCGCTCACTGTTCCTACCCGTACTACAGCAACACAATCTCGCGCTGGACAACTTGCTGAGCACCGCTCTTGGCAGCTTGCAAAATGATCAAGCCAGCAACACCCGCAAAATAAATGATCTGGAACAAGCCCTACATGGCTTGGAAAAAGAGCGCGACCGTCAACATCAGGCAGCCCGCAACGGTAACCTGGATGAGCAGGTAAACAACGTACTGCATCATGTTCGCAACCAGTTGGCAGGTGCCATCGACGATATGGCGCGAGCGGCCCTGCGTAGCCAGGACGATCTCTCCCGCATCATCTCCGACGAGGTACGCAGCAGCCTGACCAGCAGCCTGAAACTTGCCACCGACGGCATCTCTGCGCAGATGGTGCAGGACTTCTGCCAACGCACCAACAACACGCTGGACTGCCAACTGCACCTGTCACAGAACTGGACGGACAGCCTGCTGAGTACTTTACAGGCACAGTTACTACCCAACTTGTTGTCGATGCTCGATAGCAAGCAGAGCAGGCTGCCGACAGGTGCCTTGACTACGATCTCCATCGCTGCCGGCCGGTTCATTCCTATCCCGATCCTTCAAGTCGCAACAGCCCTCCTACCCAGTATTCTTGGGGGCATCTTCGGACGTATCAGTGAAGGGCAGAAGCTGGAACAGGCCAAAACAACCATCCGTGATCAACTCCTACCGGATGTAGAACGCCGGCTGCGCCCAGAGATCGCCACTTTCCTGAGCCAAGCCCAGGAGCAGGCTTTGGGCATGCTCGCGGATGCCTTCGACAAACAGATCAAGGCACAGAAAGACGTGCTCGAACAGCTCAATCAGGAGGCCAGTGCTGCCAACCGGGAAGCCCTTATCGCCCTTCTGAAAGACTCCACCGCAGAACTACGAGCACTGGCGCAAACCCATCTTTGA
- a CDS encoding dynamin family protein, with product MTLEQRIEQLTSRMQKLNDIVARYPGPGFTDGIFDSEAAPIKPETLRHDALAMAEEGRNLRVGIIGRVKAGKSSLLNALMFEGKDVLPKAATPMTASLTVLRHTQQEQPYAEVEYFTQADVEDMHLLAEEYDARFQQLLEKAVKEAQEKAARPGTRATTVSDPERIKKKITNELNADPRLGGAKDMYARIEAAGGLLTHDNQPQRIDGHDIDDLQQRLSDYVGAEGKFTPFTKCLSLYLPLPALQGVDVVDTPGVNDPIRSREERTMEELHRCDVVFVVSPSGQFLNQQDMELMGRLAYKDGVREVFLVASQIDGQMFGSEREKHGGRLNSVLEGLHRTLAEQARNTLEALPSGNHGLDTLKRQLSKRLVVTSSVAYALATQPEASWDENTRHVGGLLSRNYPEECTTLSAASQQLGAMAGISQSRHTLELVLDRKQSITEEKIDAFLVGQSQALQRCLTQAPQVVGENRDELLNAKADSLEAQLEQLQKIRSRAVRVTNLAVDTTAEKVADGLSNRIGGEIQKRINVLEQTTASAKSSYTRSYEVDRDGLVAWGARLFGVGGKESRSETVKTINATEIRNVLQKVHSEFSEILTVEVNNAREGLTTTLEKAILEALRNAEEKIDKDIDSLRLAESVHAAVKNLRYFDTPTLPPLPSALMQNGTLKGSEAREFEEMALSYYNGKLKADAREQSGRITREFCTRLENADIGSKLFAHYESHLNGIKQQIQHRDQTLQRYDQLLAELKELQHV from the coding sequence ATGACTCTGGAACAACGCATCGAACAACTCACCAGCCGCATGCAGAAGCTCAACGACATAGTGGCCAGATACCCCGGCCCCGGCTTCACCGACGGCATCTTTGACAGCGAAGCGGCTCCGATCAAACCTGAAACCCTACGCCACGACGCTCTGGCCATGGCCGAGGAAGGCCGCAATCTGCGCGTCGGTATTATCGGACGGGTCAAGGCGGGCAAGTCATCTCTGCTCAATGCCCTGATGTTCGAGGGTAAGGATGTACTGCCCAAAGCTGCCACGCCCATGACCGCCTCGCTGACCGTACTCCGGCATACGCAGCAAGAGCAGCCCTATGCCGAGGTGGAGTACTTCACCCAGGCCGATGTCGAAGATATGCACCTACTGGCCGAGGAATACGACGCGCGCTTCCAGCAGCTACTTGAAAAAGCCGTCAAAGAGGCTCAGGAGAAAGCGGCTCGGCCCGGAACCAGGGCCACTACTGTCAGCGACCCCGAGCGGATCAAGAAGAAAATCACCAACGAGCTGAACGCAGATCCGCGCCTGGGTGGGGCCAAGGATATGTACGCACGCATCGAGGCCGCTGGCGGCTTGCTCACCCACGACAACCAGCCACAACGCATCGACGGGCATGACATCGACGACCTGCAACAACGACTGAGCGATTACGTCGGCGCAGAGGGCAAATTCACCCCCTTCACCAAATGCCTGTCGCTCTATCTACCGCTCCCCGCCCTGCAAGGCGTGGATGTCGTGGACACCCCCGGCGTCAACGATCCCATCCGCTCCCGTGAAGAGCGCACCATGGAGGAGTTGCATCGCTGCGACGTGGTATTCGTGGTCAGCCCTTCCGGTCAGTTCCTCAACCAGCAAGACATGGAGCTAATGGGCCGCCTGGCCTACAAAGACGGCGTACGCGAGGTGTTTCTGGTCGCCAGCCAGATAGACGGGCAGATGTTCGGTAGCGAGCGGGAAAAACACGGCGGCCGTCTGAACAGCGTACTGGAGGGATTGCACCGGACGCTCGCGGAACAGGCAAGAAACACCCTGGAAGCCCTTCCCAGCGGTAACCACGGCCTGGATACCCTGAAGCGTCAGTTGAGCAAACGTCTGGTCGTTACCTCCAGCGTCGCCTACGCACTCGCCACCCAGCCAGAAGCATCCTGGGACGAAAACACCCGCCATGTCGGCGGCCTGCTGAGCCGCAACTACCCGGAGGAATGCACAACACTGAGCGCAGCCAGCCAGCAGCTCGGAGCCATGGCCGGTATCAGCCAGAGCCGACACACGCTCGAGCTAGTCCTTGACCGCAAACAGAGCATTACCGAAGAGAAGATCGACGCATTTCTCGTAGGCCAGAGCCAAGCTTTGCAGCGCTGCCTCACCCAAGCACCGCAAGTGGTCGGAGAGAATCGTGACGAGTTGCTAAATGCCAAGGCGGATAGCCTCGAAGCACAGCTTGAGCAACTCCAGAAAATCCGCTCTAGGGCCGTCAGGGTCACCAACCTAGCTGTTGATACTACGGCCGAAAAAGTCGCCGACGGCCTTTCCAACAGAATAGGCGGCGAGATACAGAAACGGATTAATGTTCTTGAACAGACAACGGCAAGCGCCAAGAGCAGCTATACCCGCTCATATGAAGTAGACCGCGATGGGCTAGTCGCCTGGGGGGCTAGGCTTTTTGGAGTAGGCGGAAAAGAGAGTCGCAGCGAGACAGTCAAAACTATCAATGCCACAGAAATCCGTAATGTCCTGCAAAAAGTTCACTCGGAATTTTCCGAAATTCTGACAGTAGAGGTCAACAATGCTCGCGAGGGACTGACTACAACCTTAGAAAAAGCCATTCTGGAAGCTCTGCGCAACGCCGAAGAGAAGATAGACAAAGACATCGACAGCCTGCGTCTAGCCGAATCTGTCCATGCGGCGGTGAAGAATCTCAGATACTTCGACACCCCGACACTGCCGCCACTGCCATCAGCACTTATGCAAAACGGCACGCTCAAAGGCAGCGAGGCACGAGAGTTCGAAGAAATGGCACTGAGCTACTACAACGGTAAGCTCAAAGCCGACGCCCGAGAGCAGTCGGGAAGAATTACCAGAGAGTTTTGTACGCGCCTGGAAAATGCAGATATTGGCAGCAAGCTGTTCGCTCACTACGAAAGCCATCTCAACGGCATCAAGCAACAGATTCAGCACCGGGATCAGACTCTGCAACGCTACGACCAACTCCTGGCCGAATTGAAGGAGTTGCAGCATGTCTGA
- a CDS encoding dynamin family protein, producing MSEQLLFPQLAPSLERLKSLWPWGRKALVLDIQQQVAESDEHSVRMRLHLQASEAELLKINGELGLANTQLGQLQSSHQQLQTEHAEQTRQLFERTHEHNLLTQAHTEQQATLAKLQTEHTDQTQQLLERTNEHNLLIQTHAKQQAELEKLQAIHAQLDAAHTQLQALHSTLEETHGQLRHDHSELGQRLATRNNAYEQLQTEHEQLRQQAEQHLTKLQQTLACLGALQEQHAQLQQAHNALLEAQLSLQEDHEQLRGDHRKLSEDAELVKKRYSLVCNILNSKPAENPALAELKTWLAESFAQDVQRLELPADITTAALQQGQSIGLHVELLSHSPALRNKFLVAVAGGFSSGKSSFVTSFMRKEESQLLAKGIQPVTAIPTYVMPGSALSIQGHTSKGAHVELSREEYAELTHDFISNMGFNVKDVMPHVVIESSMPSLEHLAFVDMPGYDPAASASADTLADRGTASAALSEAHAVIWLVALDSNGTLPANDLEFLVNHADNRPLYVVLNKADLRPLSALRDVLDEIQQHLEDYDLPYEGISAYSSENREEILYYGKSLNEIMQEWDRPSSAEKELHKEFDAVVTALDQAFSQQHRKGQEAHDLLHSLELDFMQMVGSEAKIFQTARERLGQLKTALAETSSDDAQDKLENMRKRGHDLLRDNCDTDHVIPRSKKERIQDIASTLEQIINRR from the coding sequence ATGTCTGAGCAACTGCTGTTCCCCCAACTTGCACCGAGCCTGGAACGCCTTAAAAGCCTCTGGCCCTGGGGCCGCAAGGCGCTGGTGCTGGACATACAGCAGCAGGTTGCAGAATCGGACGAACACAGTGTTCGCATGCGTCTTCACCTTCAGGCCAGCGAGGCCGAACTGCTGAAGATCAATGGCGAACTGGGCCTTGCCAATACGCAGCTGGGGCAGTTGCAGTCCTCTCACCAGCAGTTGCAAACAGAACATGCCGAGCAGACCCGGCAATTGTTCGAACGCACTCACGAGCACAACCTGCTGACTCAGGCGCACACAGAGCAGCAAGCCACGCTAGCGAAGTTGCAGACGGAACATACCGACCAGACCCAGCAATTGCTCGAACGCACTAACGAACACAATCTGCTGATTCAGACACACGCAAAGCAGCAGGCCGAGCTTGAGAAACTGCAAGCCATCCACGCTCAACTGGATGCCGCACATACCCAACTACAAGCCCTGCATAGCACTCTGGAAGAAACCCACGGCCAGTTACGTCACGACCATTCAGAGCTGGGGCAGCGCCTGGCCACACGCAACAATGCTTATGAACAGTTGCAAACCGAACATGAACAGTTGCGCCAACAAGCCGAACAGCACCTGACCAAACTGCAACAGACCCTTGCCTGCCTCGGCGCGCTGCAAGAACAACATGCACAACTTCAGCAAGCACATAACGCCTTACTCGAAGCACAACTCAGTCTGCAAGAGGATCACGAGCAACTGCGTGGCGATCACCGTAAGCTGAGCGAAGACGCCGAGCTGGTCAAAAAGCGCTACAGCCTGGTCTGCAACATCCTCAACAGCAAACCTGCAGAAAACCCAGCGCTGGCGGAGCTAAAAACCTGGCTAGCAGAGAGTTTCGCCCAAGACGTACAACGCCTTGAACTGCCCGCCGATATCACTACCGCGGCCCTGCAACAGGGTCAATCCATCGGTCTGCACGTAGAGCTGCTGAGCCACTCCCCGGCCCTGCGCAACAAATTCCTGGTCGCCGTGGCCGGCGGATTCAGCAGTGGCAAGTCGTCCTTCGTCACCAGTTTCATGCGTAAGGAAGAGTCCCAGCTCCTGGCAAAAGGTATCCAGCCGGTGACCGCTATACCAACCTATGTGATGCCAGGCTCGGCGCTCTCCATCCAGGGACATACCAGCAAGGGTGCACATGTTGAACTGTCTAGGGAGGAATATGCCGAGCTGACCCACGATTTCATTTCCAACATGGGTTTCAACGTCAAGGACGTCATGCCCCATGTAGTTATTGAGTCGTCCATGCCAAGCCTCGAGCACCTGGCCTTTGTCGATATGCCCGGCTACGATCCCGCGGCCTCAGCCTCGGCCGACACTCTTGCCGACCGAGGCACTGCCAGTGCCGCCCTAAGCGAGGCACACGCCGTTATCTGGCTCGTCGCCCTCGACAGCAACGGCACCCTGCCAGCCAACGATCTGGAGTTTCTGGTTAACCACGCCGATAACCGCCCTCTGTACGTGGTACTCAACAAAGCAGATCTACGTCCGCTGTCAGCCCTACGGGACGTGCTCGACGAAATCCAGCAACACCTTGAAGACTACGACCTGCCCTACGAAGGCATCAGCGCCTACAGCTCGGAAAACCGCGAAGAAATCCTCTACTACGGCAAAAGCCTGAACGAAATCATGCAGGAGTGGGATCGCCCATCCTCCGCAGAGAAAGAACTGCACAAGGAGTTCGACGCCGTAGTGACAGCACTGGATCAGGCATTCAGCCAACAGCATCGCAAAGGCCAAGAAGCCCACGACTTGCTCCACTCACTGGAACTCGACTTCATGCAAATGGTCGGCTCCGAAGCAAAGATTTTCCAGACGGCACGGGAAAGGCTCGGCCAGTTGAAAACAGCCCTCGCCGAGACCTCCAGCGATGACGCCCAAGATAAACTGGAGAACATGCGTAAACGCGGGCATGACTTGCTGCGAGACAACTGCGATACCGACCACGTCATCCCCCGCAGCAAAAAAGAGCGGATACAGGATATTGCCTCCACGCTCGAGCAGATCATCAATCGAAGATAG
- a CDS encoding ATP-binding protein, whose protein sequence is MYPRNIQSFALEALTDSPVLLVNGARQTGKSTLVRSLRPDVRYLTFDDPAVLAAAQADPFGFIAGLDGPVCLDEVQRAPGIFLAIKAAVDQQRSAGRFLLTGSANVLLLPQIADSLAGRMEVLELWPLAQCEIARQPFSLIERLFSGDFADHYPFERGDFIGRLLAGGYPEALGRSSGRRREAWFDSYLATILQRDVRDLAQIEGLTELPRLLQLLAARSGGLMNAAELSRSSGIPQTTLKRYLALLETLFLIRQVPAWSSNLGKRLQKSPKLFLSDHGLMAHLQGLGEVSLKAGLGLPGDLVEAFIHAELAKHQSWAEARTRLMHYRTSTGVEVDFVLENRRNELVGIEVKAATSISSKDFNGLRHLRETAPEQFKRGVLFYTGEQVVRFDEQLVAVPMGGVWGAR, encoded by the coding sequence ATGTATCCGCGGAATATTCAATCCTTCGCTCTTGAGGCCCTGACCGACTCGCCCGTGCTACTGGTCAATGGTGCCCGGCAGACGGGCAAGAGTACGCTGGTGCGCAGCTTGCGCCCCGATGTGCGCTATCTCACCTTCGATGATCCAGCTGTGCTGGCGGCTGCGCAGGCTGATCCCTTCGGTTTTATTGCCGGGCTCGATGGCCCGGTTTGCCTCGACGAAGTACAGCGAGCCCCCGGCATCTTCCTGGCGATCAAGGCGGCGGTTGATCAGCAGCGCAGTGCTGGGCGCTTTCTCCTGACCGGCTCGGCCAATGTTCTGCTGTTGCCGCAAATAGCCGACTCCCTCGCTGGACGCATGGAAGTGCTGGAGCTTTGGCCGTTGGCGCAATGCGAGATAGCCAGGCAGCCGTTCAGCCTGATCGAGCGTCTGTTCTCGGGAGATTTTGCCGATCACTATCCATTCGAGCGTGGCGATTTTATTGGGCGCCTGTTGGCCGGTGGGTACCCCGAAGCGCTGGGACGTAGCAGTGGACGTCGCCGGGAGGCCTGGTTCGACAGCTACCTGGCGACCATCCTGCAACGAGACGTGCGCGACCTGGCGCAGATCGAAGGTTTGACCGAGTTGCCGCGTCTGCTGCAACTGCTTGCAGCGCGCAGTGGTGGTCTGATGAATGCCGCCGAATTGTCACGTAGCTCCGGTATCCCTCAGACCACGCTCAAGCGTTACCTGGCGCTGCTGGAAACCCTGTTTCTGATTCGCCAAGTGCCAGCCTGGTCGTCCAACCTGGGCAAACGCCTGCAGAAATCGCCCAAGCTATTCCTCTCCGACCACGGCCTGATGGCGCATCTGCAAGGGCTGGGGGAGGTCAGTCTGAAGGCGGGCCTGGGCTTGCCCGGCGATTTGGTGGAGGCTTTCATCCATGCTGAACTGGCCAAGCACCAGAGCTGGGCTGAGGCGCGTACGCGGTTGATGCATTACCGAACGTCCACGGGCGTTGAAGTGGACTTCGTGCTGGAGAACCGTCGCAATGAACTGGTCGGTATCGAAGTAAAAGCCGCCACCAGTATCAGCAGCAAAGACTTCAATGGCCTGCGCCACCTGCGTGAAACCGCGCCCGAGCAATTCAAGCGCGGCGTGCTGTTTTATACCGGGGAGCAGGTTGTGCGCTTCGATGAGCAGTTGGTAGCGGTGCCGATGGGGGGGGTGTGGGGGGCTAGATAA
- a CDS encoding HEPN domain-containing protein, which produces MSFQELKQRHRQERDAQHSNLRLRVHRALSWLDRAEQADDLDGRFIFLWIAFNAAYATEIDDHLRLSEQETFKAFLQKLCTLDKAKRIDALVWQEFSGSIRVLLDNPYVFQSFWEHQSGKIDEATWKNRFASGKRAAQQALASGNTPALLGVLFNRLYTLRNQLIHGGATWNGSVNRDQLRDCTSLLSKLVPLIIELMMDSADTLWGDACYPVVK; this is translated from the coding sequence ATGTCGTTTCAGGAGCTCAAACAGCGCCATCGTCAGGAGCGTGACGCTCAACATTCCAACCTGCGTTTACGTGTACATCGTGCCTTGAGTTGGCTCGACCGCGCCGAACAGGCTGACGATCTCGATGGCCGCTTCATCTTCCTGTGGATCGCCTTCAATGCGGCTTACGCCACCGAGATCGACGATCATCTGCGGCTCTCCGAGCAGGAAACCTTCAAGGCCTTCCTGCAGAAGCTTTGCACGCTGGACAAGGCCAAACGCATCGACGCACTGGTTTGGCAGGAGTTTTCCGGCAGCATCCGCGTGCTGCTGGACAACCCCTATGTGTTCCAGAGCTTCTGGGAACACCAGAGTGGCAAGATCGATGAGGCTACCTGGAAGAACCGTTTCGCTAGCGGCAAACGTGCAGCGCAACAGGCACTGGCCAGTGGCAACACACCGGCATTGCTCGGCGTGCTGTTCAACCGGTTGTACACCTTGCGCAACCAACTTATCCACGGCGGCGCCACCTGGAACGGCTCGGTAAACCGCGACCAGCTACGCGACTGCACGAGCCTGCTGAGCAAGCTCGTACCGCTGATTATCGAGTTGATGATGGATAGTGCGGATACCTTGTGGGGGGATGCTTGTTATCCGGTGGTGAAGTGA